In the Arthrobacter sp. CDRTa11 genome, AACAACTCCCCAGGCAACTTCCACCGATGGGACCACACCAGCTCCCTCCGATTCCGCGTCAGCCGCGCCAACGCAAAGCTCCGCGCCTCCCACTGCACCCCCTGCCATTGAAGGCATCACCCGTCAGGGAGACTTCGACTTCGCGGCCACGTACGACGTCGATCTGGTCAAGGCCTATGACGGGAATGCTGCCAGCTACTGGTCGGACATGGAGTTCGCCACCGAGAACTGGGGCGGACTGTCGCCAAACGGTGTTCCGCTGTTCATCAAACTCAAGGCAAAGGCAACGGTCTCGTCCGTTACTCTGACCCAGCTGGGCGCCTCGGGCGGAAACGTCAGCGTCTACACCAATGACCGTCCTTCCTTGGACGGCGCCAAGCTGGTGGGGACCAACAGCTTCACCTCCACAGACCTGACCATGCCTCTTGCCCAGCCTGTCGAAGCGCAGTACGTCATTATGTCCATCAAGAGCCTGCCCAAGCTGGCTGCCCCTAAGACCCGCTACGGCTACGGAATCCGGCTGGCCGAAGTCAAGATCCAGTAGCAGGCCGCTGCCGCCGTCACTGAGCCGCGTCCGTAGCCGGAAGACTCCGGCGGTAACGGGCGCGGCTCTGCTGCCTGCAGACGGTAATCTGGTATGGCGTCCTGCGGGGGAGACACCGCGCCGTCCGGTCACGGCCTATTCCCCTCCAGAGCGTCCGGAATATTCAGCACCAAGATTCAGTTGTGCCATGTGCCCGCCCCGCAAAGGCGGACGCATCGACTAAGGAAGAGGTTCACCGTTCAGTGAGCAACGCAGAAAACGCCGCGTCCGAAGTACGTGATGTCATCATCGTCGGCTCTGGCCCGGCTGGTTACACGGCAGCTGTCTATACGGCCCGTGCCAACCTGAAGCCCTTGCTGCTGGCCGGTTCCGTCACCGCCGGTGGCGAGCTGATGAACACCACTGACGTAGAAAACTATCCTGGGTTCCCAGAAGGCATCATGGGTCCGGACCTCATGGAGAACTTCGAAAAGCAGGCTGTCCGTTTCGGAACCGAAATCCAGTTTGAGGACGTCACGGACCTGCAGCTCGACGGCGACATCAAGACGGTCACCATTGCCACGGGGGAGACCTTCCAGGCACGGTCCATCATTCTTTCGACCGGATCCGCCTACCGGGAACTGGGATTGCCTAACGAGAAACGGCTCTCCGGTCACGGAGTCAGCTGGTGTGCAACCTGCGATGGTTTCTTTTTCAAAGATCAGGACATCGCCGTCATTGGCGGCGGAGACTCTGCTATGGAAGAGGCCCTGTTCCTGACCAAGTTTGCGAAGTCGGTCACGGTTGTTCACCGCCGCGATTCACTGAAGGCTTCGAAGATTATGGCTGACCGCGCCCTGGCTCATGAGAAGATCC is a window encoding:
- the trxB gene encoding thioredoxin-disulfide reductase, which codes for MSNAENAASEVRDVIIVGSGPAGYTAAVYTARANLKPLLLAGSVTAGGELMNTTDVENYPGFPEGIMGPDLMENFEKQAVRFGTEIQFEDVTDLQLDGDIKTVTIATGETFQARSIILSTGSAYRELGLPNEKRLSGHGVSWCATCDGFFFKDQDIAVIGGGDSAMEEALFLTKFAKSVTVVHRRDSLKASKIMADRALAHEKIRFVWNSTVDDVIGETKVTGLKIKNLLDGSVSDLEVTGVFVAIGNDPRTELVKDILEITPAGTIAVEGRSSKTSLPGVFAAGDVVDPTYRQAITASGSGCVAAIDVEHYLADLHA